One Ilumatobacter coccineus YM16-304 genomic window, GAAGCCGAGCGGCCAAGCGCTCGCACTCGGTGCGCCCTGCGCCGCGGCGGAGGTCTCGGCCGGTGCTTCGTCGTCGATGAAGACGTTGGAGTCACGGACGAGCACGTTGAGCGTGGCGAGGGCGATCAGGACGACCGCGGCCGACACGAGCCCGATGGTGCCCATGACACCGTCTTGCATCACGCCGTACACGACGGCGGCGATGGTCGCGAACGCTGCGGACCCGATGAGGAATTTTGAACCGGTGGTGATCATTGGTTGGTCAAGCTCACTTAACGACGTAGACGACGAACCAGATCGCCGAGAACACGGCGGCCAGGGCGTACCAGAAGATGGCGTGGGCGGTCAGGATTTCGCGGTCGCCGATGCGACCGCCGATGAGGCGGAATGCAGCGACCAGGGAGAAGGCGATGCCGGCGATCATCATCGCCATGAAGGTGCCGGTGACGGCGAAGAACATCGAGCCGTAGGCACCGTCGGTGACGCTGAGTTCGATCTGGCTGTAGATGTAGGCCTGAGCGTTGACGATCAGCACGGCGACGAACGCCGTGGCGCCGAGAGCGAACACCGTGTTGGCCCGGTCGTTGCGCTTCGCTGCCCACACCGCCCACTGGGCGAAGCTGCACACCGCGATGAAGGCGATGAGCATCACGTTGGCGGGCACCTCGGGGATGGTGACGCTGCTGGGCAGCCACGCACCGTCGGTGTCGATGGCCTGACGACGCTGGAGCGCCCAGACGCCGAGCATGCCGCCGGTGAGCATCAAGGTCGCCATCGACGCCAGCGTGGCGCCGACGATCATCTGATTGCGAGGGGCCGGTGCGGGACCGGCGGTCAGCGCTTCCATCACACGCTCTCCTTTGCGTTGGCCTGCTTCTTGTCGAGCAGCGGCTCGGCCGAGGTGATCATCGGAACGTCGGCGAAGTTGTTGGTCGGGGCCGGCGACGTGGTCGCCCACTCGATCGTGTGTCCGTCGAACGGATCGTCGCCCGGACCCTCGTCGGTGTCGTCAGCGCCGAGCACCGTCTTGGCGAGGAGGCCGGCGAAGGCCAACACCGAGAGAGCGACGAGCGCGTGGCCGACGAGCACGAGGATGTTCCAGATCTGCAGATCGCTGTCGGAGTAGCCGAGGCCGCTCGGCTGGTCGAGGAAACCGGCGATGTAGTGCGGGAGGCTCGCGAGCACCGTGCCGGCGACGCCGAGCAGTGCGAGCGGGGCGACCAGCTTCATGTCGAGCGTGCGGCCCCAGAGCTTCGGTGCCCAGTGGACGAGGCCACCCATGACGCCGAGGGCGGTGCCGTAGACGACGTAGACGAGCGACGCTTCGTTGAACACCGTGCCGGCCAGATCGAGGTCGGTGAGCGGCTCGAGCGCCGAGCCGTGCATGCCGACGAGGATCATCCCGTAGCCGAAGAAGGCGAAGACGAAGCCGGCGCCGATGTTCGGGCGGATGGTGTCGCCGTTCTCGTCCTTCGACGGCTTGGCGAGGAACAGCGCCATGAGGACGAGGATGCCGGCGCCGAGGATCGGCAGACCGTGGAACATCGCCCACGGAAGGACGTCGTACAGCTTCTCCTTGACGTCTTCGCGACCGCCGAGGTACAGCTGCGAGCCGCGCCACGGAACGTCGAAGGCGAGCTGCTGGGTGACACCGGCGAGCGCCGACACACCGACGAGCGAGAGCCCGGCGAACACGATGCCACGCAGCGGCGTGCGCTTCTTGAACGTGGCGGGCAGCAGCTCGGCGAACACACCGAGCGCCGGGATGGCGACGAGGAACGTGGTCGGCTGCGTGAACATCCAGCCGGCCCAGGTGGTGATGCCGAAGTTGCCGTCGAAGGCTTCACGAGCACCGCTGCGGTGATCGACGAAGAGGTAGATGATGGTGCCGAACAGCACCGGCATGACGAGGACGAGCGAGAGGCCGAAGACCATCGTCGACCACGAGAAGAACGGGACGCGACGCATGGTCATGCCCGGCGCACGCGTGGTGAGGACGCTGGTGACGAGCGAGCCACCGACGGCTGCGAAGCCGATCGCCATGAGGCCGTGTGCTGCGAGGAACAGGTCGACCATGTCGGCGTCGCCGCCGCTGAAGCCGCCGTTGCCGGCGAGCGCCACGATCGAGAGCACCAGGCCGCCGAACCACATGTAGAAGCCGGACGCGACGAGCCGCGGGAACGCGATGGCTCGCGCTCCGAGCTGCAGCGGCATGACCGCGATGGCGAGACCGGCGGCGAGCGGCAGGGCCGCACCGAAGACGAGGCCGACGCGTTGGCTGCTGAGCAGCTGCGACCAGGCATCGACGTCGAGCGCCGCGTTGTCGCCGTCGACACGCTCGATCGCGATGAGGAGGTTGACCGCGATCGTCGCCAGCAGGCCCAAGAGGCCACCGCCGATGAACAAGCGACCGATCTTCTTGTGGTCTGTGGAGGTCAACCAATCGACGTCGGCAGCGAGGAGCCGCCCGATCGTGGACGACGACGCTGCGGTGTCGGGGCTGGAATCAATGGTGGTCATGTGGCGTTGGAACTCACTTGGCTGAGTGATTGCAATGGATAACGCTGGTCTGAAAATGCTCACGGCAGGGCCGCGGCGCAACGGCCCGAGACTACTTGCACAACCAGGGTTCAGCCGAAATGATCGTGGATTTCGTGCCACGCGCCACTGAACTATCGCGCAAGCCATCGTCTCGGGAACGGGACCGTCTCGGCATCGACACCGCATCGCCCCGGCAGCGACACGACGACAGTGCATGGCGCATCGTCACCGCGCGTGCCGCAACCAGCGGTCCGGGCGCTCGCGGAAGATCGATCGGCGGCGAGTCGTCGACTCGGTTCCCGACGTGACGCGAACGAGGCGTCAGGCCGAAGGCGACCCGGTTTCGGACGCCACGCGAATGCGGGGTCAGGAGATGCCGTGCTCGACGAAGACGTCGATCGTCATGGCACCGAACAGCAAGGTCACGTACGTGATGCTGTACCCGAACAGGCGCATGCTGGCTGCCGCCGTCGGGTTCTTGCCGAGCGCGACGGAGCCCCAGATGAACACGGCGCCGAGCACGAGCGCCGCGATCCCGTAGATGAGCCCGAGGCTCGCGACCGGCCAGAGCACGAGCGTGCTCACGACGAGCAGCACCGTGTACACCACCATCTGCTTCACCACGTCGGCCATCGGCGCCACGGCCGGCAACATCGGCACGTCGGCGGCGTTGTAGTCGTCGGCGTACTTGACGGCGAGCGCCCAGAAGTGCGGCGGCGTCCAGAGGAACATGGCGACGAACAACACCACGGGCTCCCACCCGAGCGAATCCTGCACGGCGGCCCATCCGACCAGCACCGGCACGGCACCGGCCGCGCCACCGATGACGATGTTCTGCTTGCTGGTGCGCTTGAGCCAGAGCGTGTAGATCCCGACGTAGAAGGCTGCGGCCGAGAACGCCAGCACTGCCGAGAGCAGGTTCGCTCCGGCCCACAGCACGGCGAAGGCGGCGATCTGGAGCGCGACGGCGAAGATCAGCGCGTTGCGCGGCTCGATGATGCCGGTGACGAGCGGGCGCCCCTGAGTGCGCTCCATCAGCGCGTCGATGTCTCGGTCGACGTACATGTTGACCGCGTTCGCTCCGCCGGCAGCGAGCGTGCCGCCGATCAGCGTGATGATCACGAGCCGAGCGGGCGGCCAACCCTGCTGCGCCAACACCATCGTCGGAATCGTGGTGATGAGCAGGAGCTCGATGATCCGCGGCTTCGTCAGCGCGATGTAGGCACCGAACACCGTGGTCGGAGTCCGCCGCGGCGCGTGGGCCGCAACGCCGCCCGGTGCGAGACGCGACGGGACGAGAGGGCGAGAGCCGACAGACATGACCGCCCCATCGTACGGGAGGTTGACGGCCAGTCGTACGCCCAGCACCGACTTCCTACAAACGTCACCCCCACGCCCCCGTTCTGCCCCTCCGATCCGTCACGAATGACGTCGTCCCGCAACAGAACCGAACACGCGCACACCACCACACGTTTTGCCCCGCACATCCGTCACGGATGACGGATCGGAGGGGCAAAACTGAAATCGCGACGGGTTCGATCGGTCGGGCGGTCAGGCGGTGGCGGGGGTGCGCATCTCGCGCTGGATCCAGTCGTCGAGGACCGGACCGGACTCGAAACTCGTGATCAACGCGTAGCGCGGCGCATCGCCGTTGTGGACCACCACGTGCCAGAGACGCTGCGTGTCGACCACGAACCGCGCGCCCTTGTGCAACGGCACCCGGACCTCGGTCGCCGGATCGGGCAGACCGTTCTCGTCGTTGTCCATCAGGATCATGTAGCTGTCGGGATTGTCGGTGAGTTCCACCCACGACCGCACGACCCACCCCTCGTCGTCGGGGTTGAACCGGTTGTTGTCGTCACGGTGCAGGCTGCGGATCGCCGCCTCGCGGTCCTGCGGTTCGAGCTTGATCGTGCGCACACGACCGAAGTTCGCGCCCACCCCCTCGACGTAGTTCTTGATCGACGGGGCGACCTCGGCGTTCGACGTCCACTCCGCGTCCTTGTCGGTCTTGCCCTTGTCCCAGAACCCACGACAATCGAGCTCACCGTCGGCCGTCGCGATCGGCGCGAAGTTCGTGTCGCCACCCGACTTCCAATCCATGTACTCGAGCGCAAGAAATTCCGACTCCGGACACTCGAAATCCGCATCGTTCAACACCACCACACCGGTCTCGGCAAGCACGTCGAGACGAGGATGCGGCGTGTCGAGCGGGATCTTCACGCTCCAGTGGTCGGCGTTCGGCCAGAAGGCTCCGTCGGTCATGTTTCGATTCTATGAAGGAACACGACACCGCACAGGGCCATTGGTCACGATCCAACTGATGGCCGCTCGCGGCCAGGCCTGTTGGCGGCTCACCGCACACTCACTGCCGCAACGCTTCATCGCCGTCTGCACGTCAACTGGTGTCTGACACCGGATGATGCGGCGGCTATTCGGGGAGGGTGGTGGTGACTTCGGGGAGTTCGGTGATGAGGACGACGTCGGTCGGGATCTGGATGATCAGGCCGGCCGGGACGTTGTCGGGATTCTCGATGTTGTTCAGATCGATGATCGACTGCAACGGCACCTCGAACGCCAACGCGATCTGACCAAGTCCCTCTCCCGGCTTGATCTCGTAGAACTCGACCTTGCCCTCGTTCGGGTCGGTGACGACCGGGACGGTGGACGAGGTGGTGGTGACCAGTGGCGGCAACGTCTCGCGCGACGCTTCGTCGGTCGTGCCGCAACCGACAGCGGCGACACCCAGCACACCGGCGAGCAGCAGAGGGCCGATGGCGACGCGTGCGAAGCTCGGGGACGGTGATGTCATCACGCCCCGATGATAGGTGGCACAGGTGATACGTCACATTCATCGGATCGGCCTGAAGACGCGAACGTGCCGGAGGGTACGGTCGACGCGGTGACGACCGAAACACCAGCCGACTCGATCGAGCTCGACGAGCACGGCGAATCACCGTTCCCCGAGGCTCGTCGGCCCGACCGGCAATGGCAACTCGACGCCAACGGTCTGAGCATCGCCGTGCACGAATGGGGCGACCCCGAGGCCCCGCCGCTGATGATGATGCACGGCGGCTTCGACTTCGCCCGCACCTTCGACGTGTTCGCACCCAAACTCGCCGCCGGCGGCTGGCGCGTCGTGTGCTGGGACCAGCGCGGGCACGGCAGCAGCGAACACGCCGAGATGTACTCGTGGGACGGCGACATGCGCGACACGCTGGCGCTCTTCGACCACGTTGCACCCGGCCGGGCCATCCCCGTCATCGGGCACTCCAAGGGCGGTGCGCTCATGACGCAGCTCGCCGATGCGCAGCCGCACCGCTTCCGCTGTCTCGTCAACATGGACGGCATCCCGTACAAGCGCAACATCCCCGACGTCGCTGAACACGAGCGCACCACCATGCTCGCCAACGACCTTGCCGGATGGCTCGACCACCGCCGCAAGACCGCCACGAATTCACGACGGCCCGGCACCCTCGACGAACTCGCGAAACGACGCGGCAAGATGAACCCGCGACTCCCCCACGAGTGGCTCCGGCGGCTCGTCACCACCGGCGGGTACCTGTCCGACGACGGCTGGCGATGGCGAATCGACCCGTCGATGCGCTTCGGCGGATTCGGACCCTGGCGACCCGAATGGACGCTGATGCGCCTGCCCGGGCTCCCGATGCCCTTCCTCGGCATCCTCGGCGCACAGATGGAGGAGATGGGCTGGGGCACGCCACCACCCAAGGTGATGCCGTACATGCCGATGGACGGTCGCTGCGAGATCCTCGACGACGTCGGACACTTCGTCCACATCGAGCAACCCGACCGGGTCAGCGAGATGGTCCTCGACTTCATCGGAGCACCGTCGTGAACGAGATCGCCTGGCTGCGCCACAACAAGATCGACCTCGCCCTCCACCTGCTGCGCGTCGTCGACGATCCCGACACGCACCCGCTGCTGCTCCTCCACGGCCTCGGCGACTCGTCGCCGACCGAGGTGCCGCACTGGGCCGAGGCGTGGCCCGGCACGGTCGCCGCGCTCGACTTCACCGGACACGGCCAGTCGACCGTCCCGCGTAGCGGCGGCTACTCCCCCGAAGTGCTGATGGCCGACGCCGACCATGCGCTCGCCCACCTCACCGACGGAGATCCGGAGCGCAAGATCACCGTGCTCGGACGAGGACTCGGCGCCTACATCGCGCTGCAACTCGCCGGAGCGCGTGCCACGCAGGTGCGCGGCGCGATCCTCACCGACGGACCTGGCCTCGCCGGCGGACCGACCGGCCCGAGCTCGCAGAGCTTCTTCGCGCTGCCGACCAACGGCATCGCTCCCGACCCGTACGCGCTGGTCGAACTCGGTCGCGACCTGCGCCCCGGCGACTACGCCATGTCGTTCGTGCGGCTCGCCAACCAGGGCTCCGGACTGTCGGCACCGATCACGGTGTCGAGCATCTTCCGTCCCAAGTGGTTGGCGGCGGTCAGCGACCAGCCAGGTGTCGTCGAGTCGACGATCGCCGAAGCGCTCGCGCTGTACGCCTGATCGTTCGCCGTGTCGCCGCGGGACGTCGCCGACCCGCAGCTCACCAGCCGCGGCTCACCGGGCGCGCGAGGCCAAGTAGTCGCGGGCAGCGGCGCGTGCCTCGGGGTCGCGGAGCGCCGCGCCGAGCAGGTCGGCGTCGGCCCACGCACCCACGGTCGACGCCACGTTCTCGAGCGCTTCGTTGACCTGTCGCTTG contains:
- a CDS encoding cytochrome c oxidase subunit 3; translated protein: MEALTAGPAPAPRNQMIVGATLASMATLMLTGGMLGVWALQRRQAIDTDGAWLPSSVTIPEVPANVMLIAFIAVCSFAQWAVWAAKRNDRANTVFALGATAFVAVLIVNAQAYIYSQIELSVTDGAYGSMFFAVTGTFMAMMIAGIAFSLVAAFRLIGGRIGDREILTAHAIFWYALAAVFSAIWFVVYVVK
- a CDS encoding cbb3-type cytochrome c oxidase subunit I; translation: MTTIDSSPDTAASSSTIGRLLAADVDWLTSTDHKKIGRLFIGGGLLGLLATIAVNLLIAIERVDGDNAALDVDAWSQLLSSQRVGLVFGAALPLAAGLAIAVMPLQLGARAIAFPRLVASGFYMWFGGLVLSIVALAGNGGFSGGDADMVDLFLAAHGLMAIGFAAVGGSLVTSVLTTRAPGMTMRRVPFFSWSTMVFGLSLVLVMPVLFGTIIYLFVDHRSGAREAFDGNFGITTWAGWMFTQPTTFLVAIPALGVFAELLPATFKKRTPLRGIVFAGLSLVGVSALAGVTQQLAFDVPWRGSQLYLGGREDVKEKLYDVLPWAMFHGLPILGAGILVLMALFLAKPSKDENGDTIRPNIGAGFVFAFFGYGMILVGMHGSALEPLTDLDLAGTVFNEASLVYVVYGTALGVMGGLVHWAPKLWGRTLDMKLVAPLALLGVAGTVLASLPHYIAGFLDQPSGLGYSDSDLQIWNILVLVGHALVALSVLAFAGLLAKTVLGADDTDEGPGDDPFDGHTIEWATTSPAPTNNFADVPMITSAEPLLDKKQANAKESV
- a CDS encoding heme o synthase, producing the protein MSVGSRPLVPSRLAPGGVAAHAPRRTPTTVFGAYIALTKPRIIELLLITTIPTMVLAQQGWPPARLVIITLIGGTLAAGGANAVNMYVDRDIDALMERTQGRPLVTGIIEPRNALIFAVALQIAAFAVLWAGANLLSAVLAFSAAAFYVGIYTLWLKRTSKQNIVIGGAAGAVPVLVGWAAVQDSLGWEPVVLFVAMFLWTPPHFWALAVKYADDYNAADVPMLPAVAPMADVVKQMVVYTVLLVVSTLVLWPVASLGLIYGIAALVLGAVFIWGSVALGKNPTAAASMRLFGYSITYVTLLFGAMTIDVFVEHGIS
- a CDS encoding LysM peptidoglycan-binding domain-containing protein; this encodes MTSPSPSFARVAIGPLLLAGVLGVAAVGCGTTDEASRETLPPLVTTTSSTVPVVTDPNEGKVEFYEIKPGEGLGQIALAFEVPLQSIIDLNNIENPDNVPAGLIIQIPTDVVLITELPEVTTTLPE
- a CDS encoding alpha/beta fold hydrolase, yielding MTTETPADSIELDEHGESPFPEARRPDRQWQLDANGLSIAVHEWGDPEAPPLMMMHGGFDFARTFDVFAPKLAAGGWRVVCWDQRGHGSSEHAEMYSWDGDMRDTLALFDHVAPGRAIPVIGHSKGGALMTQLADAQPHRFRCLVNMDGIPYKRNIPDVAEHERTTMLANDLAGWLDHRRKTATNSRRPGTLDELAKRRGKMNPRLPHEWLRRLVTTGGYLSDDGWRWRIDPSMRFGGFGPWRPEWTLMRLPGLPMPFLGILGAQMEEMGWGTPPPKVMPYMPMDGRCEILDDVGHFVHIEQPDRVSEMVLDFIGAPS
- a CDS encoding alpha/beta hydrolase, yielding MNEIAWLRHNKIDLALHLLRVVDDPDTHPLLLLHGLGDSSPTEVPHWAEAWPGTVAALDFTGHGQSTVPRSGGYSPEVLMADADHALAHLTDGDPERKITVLGRGLGAYIALQLAGARATQVRGAILTDGPGLAGGPTGPSSQSFFALPTNGIAPDPYALVELGRDLRPGDYAMSFVRLANQGSGLSAPITVSSIFRPKWLAAVSDQPGVVESTIAEALALYA